CAACTGCTAACTGGTAGCTGGTTACTGCTGCCACCGCTTAGAGCGGCACAAACTAAACCAAActcaacaacaataaaaacatgGCAACAATTCACCAGCTGAAGGGTTTTTCaaataacgaaaaaaaatagaaacgcTGGAAAAATGAGGGGTTGGGAGTAGAGCAgcggaaaaagggaaaagtcaggcgaaaaaaaaacggaatcgagaaaattaaaacaaaacaaacagaaaaacgCATCCTCGAACGAGGTCTCATCCGGGGATGCAGAGGGAGAAATATGGGgctacaaaaatataaataattaataataaaattagttgATAAGCAGGAAATTAGGAAAAGTATTacatagattttaaattaatgaaaaatgtGTAAGAACTTAGAAGGTCTTTAAGTAGAACCTGCTTTAGTCTGTCGTTAATTTAGTGATACTTATATAGGGATAGAAGGATGTTCttcatttatataataaatactaataataataaaaaatatataaactaactTAATAAAGACTTAAGTAGGTCATCAACAAAAGTACCATCATACTTCCTTTCAAATTGTCCTTcatatttcttaataattacTAAGGAATTTCCTCTAATCGTAGCTCAAATTCTATTACATCCTAAGGATCTTTATCTGAAATTTAGCTTAATGTAAAGTCACTATAATatactttctttttaaaaaaatatattttcccttaGTGTACTCCTGAATCCTGCATCATCCTTTGGCCGTTATGCCAGCTCTCTCACTCTGTTCCACGTTCCACGCATGAGGAGATTTCGGTTTAGCTTTTGATTGACGAACTTGGCTCGTTGTTTGTGCCACCATCCTCTTCAATCCGTGTGCCCCATCCTCTCAATCCTGCCATACGCTGCCGCTTTTCACTCAAACTCATCAACGTCAGCGACGCATTCAAATCGTTTTGATGGACTTCTCAGCCTTATCCCCTCATTCCATCATCACTGCCTACGCAGTGCATCCTGGCGCAAGAACAAAACagcaacgaaaacaaaaaaatgaatcGAGAAATGggtaaaaaaacaaaacgtgGAATGAGTCTGGCacaatatttgtattttacgCAATTTTTactgacgacgacgacgacgactgccATCATGTTTGAGTGACTGAGCGAGGGAGTTGGCTCCATTTTCTGCCACAGTAGCAACTGATGCCTGATTTGCAAACCGATTTGCTACATTGTTCATGTCAGTCAGCGCATTGTTGATTATCAGTATCAGTTGTCCTGGATATGGGTTTGGGGCATCCTCACCTCCCCTCGGATATGTTTGCCCAGCTATTCAttgtgttttggttttttcacattttttgcTGATTGAAAGTTTGTGCGACAATTGTTGCGGTTATAGGAAATGGTCCAGAGtctaattaaacaaaatgcaaGCCAGGCATAAATGTTGCAGAAATATTTGTAGAGTGGGGGGAATAGGGGTGTGGCTATTAACTCATTATTCAAGGATTTGCATAGaggattttttattaattttcaatgTGCAATGTTCTATTATTGGTATTTTCCTAGGAgtctttcaaatattttaggaaattaataatagttttatatttaatgttaCAATGcagtaattattttataggcctaaactaaaaatcttaaaattcttaataaaCCTTCATAATCTTCCCCTTAAAATTCCTAATAAATCTTTAAACGCTTTCCACTGCAACACCTTTTCACACTTAATTTGCCCTTAAAATATGCCCAGTGGCAGGGAGAACAACAGCCTCCAGGATTCGTTGCAATTAAATTAGCCAGATGAAAGTTGGCCAGCTTGTGGCAGTGATGATGTTCTGTTCTGGGGGCATAAACTGTTGCCAAAAAGTTTTAAGCTGCGTTTGAGGCTGCTTGCCTTCGCTCCCGAAACACAGAACTTTGACGAGGAAAGTTTCGAGTGGCGCTTGTCTTGTTTCATCTGCTCTCTGGGCCATAATCCGGTGACGTCAACTGTGGTTAGCCCCGGAATCCCCCTCGGATGTAAATGAGACCAATGAGACCGGTTACGCAAAagtttttgcatattttcccATCAGATATTTCGGTCACTTTTGGGTGTAAACTACACTGCCAAACTTGTTGAATGTGTGGCTAAAGGACCATTTAGCTCGTTGTGTCCTGGTGGTCGGTTTTCGGGTTTACATGcctcttgtgtgtgtgtgggcatTTGAATGGGATTTTGATAACTAAAAGCACACTTGTTTAGTgtcaatttcatttaattaggTTGGATATTATACCGAAAAGGGAAAGATACCACAGATTGTGGAATACCACTTTGTGTTTGAATAAGTGCACACTTTTTAAGTTAGCCCTAAATAGTACTTTAATCATTATAAAAACACTAATaacatttgtttaaaataaagaaaaccatACATTTATTTGGCACTAAACACTACAGTAGAGTCTTGAATCCtaaagttttatttagggAATTTTCCACAGCTTTTCTCGTCTGAAATCTTGTCAAGTCATCTCTAACCCACTTGGTTTTTCTGTTATACAAAGATCGTAAAACGAGCATAACAAGAAATGAATAAAAGTGATCTCTGAGAGCACTAGAGCTAACAAAATTCATGGAATTATGTAAACAAATCACGCTCAACGAGTTTGTTTCAAACTTTGACTCTCCCTCAATTATTGTGCCAGTTTAGCATTCCATCAATCAAGTTATGTAGATCTTGaaatactaaatttaattttttatctgcggtttattttctgtttgtattttaacaaattatttcGCGGAAATCTTATTATTACCTGGCATGACATAATCTTTAATTTCATTAGAAATAAAGTGAAACTAATTGTGATGACACACTGTAGCAGGTATATAAAGGTTTCCTATAATGTTTTCCTATTTCAAGATCTGATTAAGTGGAGTAACATCGTTTGAAACTGTTCCTTGAGCCTCGTGCAGGAGGAGAATGTGGTTGTGCTTTGGGTTTTTACAATTAGAAAGAGTTGTGACCTACTTTTCTAAGGCTTAAATTATTTGGGAAAGTTGCTACTCAAAGGATACgattataacattttaaagacTTATAAAAGCTTTTTCCTATCAGGATTCGGTTTCCCATGGAGAAGAACTTCCCCAAGTGCCTCAACTCAAGCGATTCCTTggaagcaaacaaaaatacttaaattacTGAAATGCATTTATGATAAACCAAATGTTagcttattgtttttattacttacaacaaattaataaattattattaattaatttcactaatttaattcattatcATTTCCTTGAAATACTTAAATTCTCAGTGAATTGTTTCATAGGAATTCCTGCCTCGCCTCGAACTTACCTGAAACGAGTGGCTCACCTCTCCGCTTGGCGGAAACAAATCAATAacataaatgtatatttgtgGGTGTCTAGAATAGATGGCAGAGTcatcaaattgaaaataaaacctGTTTTGAGAGAACTCACGACCTGGGGGATGGGGGAGATTGGAGGATTAAGCACCTCGAACCGAAACGCGACTATAATTACTAAAGAGCCCCTGCCTTTAAATCAGTTGTGGCGACCCATTTGACTGGTGAGCATCGCATCGTTTGTGTGTGAAATGAGTTCGACACTGAACTTCAGCCAGGTGCTGCTCCTGGTGCTGCCGCTCTGCCTGCTGTCTACGGTCTTGGCCAGCAGCCGAATCAATGACAGAAAGTCACCCAACGAGGTCAGTCTCTACAGCGAGTCGGACAATGTGAAAATGCTGGACAGTGAGTCACTGAGAAAGGCACTCGAAATGGATGGCGACAAAAGCAAGCTGGTGCAGTTCCTCAACACCTTTTGCGGCGACTGCCAACGCTTTGCCCCGATCTTCAAGGGCCTGGCCCGTGACCTGTACAAGTGGAACTCTATCCTCCGGATCTATGGCGTGGACTGTGCCCAGGAGAGGAATGTGGACGTGTGTCGGGAGTTTGACATCCGTCAGACGCCCACATTGCGTTACTTTGCCTTGGACTCCTACAAACACAATCATAGCCTGGGCTTGGATATACCCAGCCAGGATCCCCAGGTAATAACCACAACGCTGGCCGACTTTATATCCCGCAATGAGCAGCCAAACTTTGCACCCCTGAAGAAGGATGATAATGCGGAGACTCTCTTTAAGAGGCACATAGCTCTTGGTTCTCCAGTGCAGTTCATTGCTCTGGTGTTTCAGCCTAAGGATTCCCTGATAGGCAGGGACACGCTGCTGGAACTCTTGCCTTACAAAGAGCTGGAGGTGCGTATTGTAGAGGATCCTGCTGTGTTTGCCAACTTTGGCCTGAAGGACACCTCCCTAAAGTTGGCCATCATTGATCATGAAGGAAAAGCCAAGAGTCTGACAAGCGCCGAGGATACAAGTAAAGCCTATGCCGCTGTTCTGGGGGAGTACCTTCAGTCTCTCAATTACCAACCAGAGCCACCACTACCTATCGTCGAGGCTTCGAATATGACTGAGTTCTTGGATCAACAGAATCAGGCCATCATAACGGAGGTGCTGAAGCCACCAAGGCGAGTCTATCGAGCCGATCTGGAGCAGGCCATCGACAAACTTCTCCACATCGAGCTACCCAAGCCGCCGTTCCTCGAGGGCAATAACTTGACCGCCCTGAAGAATATCATTACCGTGGTCAGTTACCTCAATCCATTGAATAAGGATGGTCAGCAGCTGCTGAAAAACCTCCGAGGTTCCCTGAGCAAGGCCAAGACCATGACAGGAGTTCAGTTAGCCGAAACAGTAGAATCCCTGGAGAAGCCACTGAAGAAAATATTCAAGGCAAGGCGTTACGTTGGCTGCATTGCCTCGCGTCCCTTCCTGCGCGGATTCACCTGCTCGCTGTGGACACTTTTCCACTTCCTCACCGTGGAGGCGGCCAAGCCGCCGTACTACTTTAAGCCTGGCTCTGTCCTCTTGACCATTCATGGTTTTGCCAAGTACTTCTTTGGCTGTTCGGACTGCTCGAGGCACTTCCAGGAGATGGCCAAGCGGCGACGCCTGGCTTCGGTCAAGAGCCACGACGAGGAGATCCTCTGGCTGTGGGAGGCCCACAATGAGGTCAATCAGCGAGTGGCCAGTGACTCCACCGAGGATCCAAAGTTTCCCAAGTTGCAGTTTCCCAGCGAAGAGGATTGCCCCACCTGCCGGTCCAGCAACAATAGCTCCGAGTGGCAGAGGGAAGAGGTGCTCAAGTATTTGAAAACGATCTACGATAGAGGGAACCTGAGCTTTTATGGTCTTCCCACTGCTCAGGGATATAATTGAATAATCCTTGGATAATTATTCTTACTTAGCGTTTAATATTTACGATATTTGTAAGCGTTTTTGCACTTTTTTAAAGTTCttactaaataaaatgtatctttAACATACAGAAAGTAGAATTAATACCATAAAATCATAATCATTACCCTAAAATGTCTGAACAGAATCGAAATTTCACATCAATTCGCATCGGTTACATTATTAATATAACCCTTTAAAAACTGCCTTCACTTTAGCTTTTGAAGAGAGTCATCTGGAGATGGAACTATACCGAAAGACCCTAACTTCAGCCACATGGTGGTCACTGGTGATCTTCAACCTACTCACCTTTAGCTCTTGCAAAAATCAACCCGAGTCCACAGTTCCCTCTTGGAAGATAAAAC
Above is a genomic segment from Drosophila kikkawai strain 14028-0561.14 chromosome 3R, DkikHiC1v2, whole genome shotgun sequence containing:
- the LOC108073570 gene encoding sulfhydryl oxidase 2-like — protein: MSSTLNFSQVLLLVLPLCLLSTVLASSRINDRKSPNEVSLYSESDNVKMLDSESLRKALEMDGDKSKLVQFLNTFCGDCQRFAPIFKGLARDLYKWNSILRIYGVDCAQERNVDVCREFDIRQTPTLRYFALDSYKHNHSLGLDIPSQDPQVITTTLADFISRNEQPNFAPLKKDDNAETLFKRHIALGSPVQFIALVFQPKDSLIGRDTLLELLPYKELEVRIVEDPAVFANFGLKDTSLKLAIIDHEGKAKSLTSAEDTSKAYAAVLGEYLQSLNYQPEPPLPIVEASNMTEFLDQQNQAIITEVLKPPRRVYRADLEQAIDKLLHIELPKPPFLEGNNLTALKNIITVVSYLNPLNKDGQQLLKNLRGSLSKAKTMTGVQLAETVESLEKPLKKIFKARRYVGCIASRPFLRGFTCSLWTLFHFLTVEAAKPPYYFKPGSVLLTIHGFAKYFFGCSDCSRHFQEMAKRRRLASVKSHDEEILWLWEAHNEVNQRVASDSTEDPKFPKLQFPSEEDCPTCRSSNNSSEWQREEVLKYLKTIYDRGNLSFYGLPTAQGYN